The following are from one region of the Bdellovibrionales bacterium genome:
- a CDS encoding FkbM family methyltransferase, translating into MLTRILKKPEYLFNPRQIPRRISYLWKEPPHEGRVTLPWGGEILVNPRETIGKSLFHFGVYDLSLSECLWRLAEPGMRVLDIGANVGYFSLLLSAKVESQGKVFSFEPHPEIFQKLKHNISKTDNCTLHNIALSNKAGDSVLFIPKDFAKNEGVASLEAQKDSECLKIRTQTLDEVFKSEKIDLIKIDVEGHELAVFEGGHRVLSETKMVLFEDFSGHKSAAINFLIQSGFIVKRIVKNFWGPSLISVADGEELPLWEPPNYIAYRKSVPVESVLSPRGWHCLCP; encoded by the coding sequence ATGCTCACTCGAATACTAAAAAAGCCAGAATATCTATTTAATCCGCGACAGATTCCTCGACGTATATCCTACTTGTGGAAAGAGCCTCCGCACGAAGGTCGAGTGACTCTCCCTTGGGGAGGTGAGATCTTGGTGAATCCCCGGGAGACCATCGGAAAATCACTTTTTCATTTTGGAGTGTATGACCTTAGTCTCAGTGAGTGTTTATGGAGATTGGCGGAACCGGGAATGCGAGTCTTAGATATCGGTGCTAACGTCGGATACTTCTCTTTACTCCTGAGCGCAAAGGTGGAATCTCAGGGAAAAGTCTTTAGTTTTGAACCGCATCCCGAAATCTTCCAAAAGTTGAAACATAATATTTCTAAGACCGACAACTGCACCCTCCACAATATCGCACTTTCAAACAAAGCCGGAGACAGCGTTCTGTTTATCCCGAAAGATTTCGCAAAAAATGAGGGAGTGGCGTCTCTCGAAGCGCAAAAAGATAGTGAATGTTTAAAGATTCGAACACAAACTCTCGACGAGGTTTTTAAGAGTGAAAAAATCGATCTGATCAAAATCGACGTCGAAGGTCATGAGCTCGCGGTGTTTGAGGGCGGACACCGAGTTTTGAGCGAAACAAAAATGGTGCTTTTCGAAGATTTTAGCGGCCATAAATCCGCGGCCATAAATTTTTTAATTCAAAGTGGATTTATCGTAAAACGAATCGTTAAGAACTTTTGGGGACCGTCATTAATCAGCGTTGCGGACGGAGAAGAGCTTCCGTTATGGGAACCACCAAATTACATTGCCTACCGCAAAAGCGTGCCGGTGGAGTCGGTGTTAAGTCCGCGCGGATGGCATTGCTTATGTCCGTGA
- the sohB gene encoding protease SohB yields the protein MMDVLLALAVSSASFLIKAIIVVAAILIVMAFAMKNKDTDSISVKDLNKKFKNYKNLMMAALLDKKKLKKELKLQSKADKSLATEDKPTTYVIHFKGDVKASAVDSLRESVTAILTVAKESDEVVLCLESPGGMVHGYGLAASQLQRLKEARLRLTVCVDKVAASGGYMMACLADQIIAAPFAILGSVGVVANVPNFNRKLKNNDVDYYQITAGKYKRTISILGEITQDGLEKFKEELEETHVLFKNHVKKFRPQIDIEKIATGEHWYGEQSLELKLIDKLGTSDDYLLTQSATRQLKEVEYKIKKGLKDKLSDGLVGIYERTLDFMMDRNQSFFH from the coding sequence ATGATGGATGTTTTACTAGCCCTTGCTGTCAGTTCGGCAAGTTTTTTAATCAAAGCCATAATCGTTGTAGCCGCCATTCTTATCGTCATGGCATTTGCGATGAAAAACAAAGATACCGATTCCATTTCCGTAAAAGATCTCAATAAAAAATTTAAAAATTATAAAAATCTGATGATGGCCGCCCTTCTTGATAAAAAGAAATTAAAGAAGGAACTTAAACTTCAATCCAAAGCCGATAAATCCCTCGCTACCGAAGATAAGCCAACCACTTACGTGATTCATTTTAAAGGTGACGTGAAGGCTTCAGCGGTCGATTCTTTACGTGAATCGGTCACCGCAATTTTAACTGTGGCTAAAGAGTCTGATGAAGTAGTTTTGTGTTTAGAAAGTCCTGGAGGAATGGTGCACGGCTATGGGCTCGCCGCCAGCCAACTTCAGCGACTAAAAGAGGCACGCCTTCGCCTCACCGTTTGTGTCGACAAGGTCGCGGCCAGCGGTGGTTATATGATGGCTTGTCTGGCCGATCAGATCATCGCGGCACCCTTCGCTATCCTAGGTTCTGTGGGCGTTGTGGCCAATGTTCCGAACTTTAATCGCAAACTTAAAAATAATGATGTGGACTACTATCAAATCACTGCCGGCAAATACAAACGCACAATCTCGATCCTGGGCGAAATCACGCAAGACGGTTTAGAGAAGTTTAAAGAAGAGCTAGAAGAAACACACGTTCTCTTTAAGAATCACGTCAAAAAGTTTAGGCCTCAAATCGATATCGAAAAAATTGCCACCGGCGAACATTGGTATGGAGAACAATCCCTTGAGCTCAAACTGATCGATAAACTCGGCACGAGTGATGATTATCTGCTCACTCAGAGCGCGACCCGTCAATTGAAAGAAGTCGAATACAAAATTAAAAAAGGTTTAAAAGATAAGTTATCTGATGGTCTTGTGGGAATCTACGAAAGAACTCTCGATTTTATGATGGATCGGAACCAATCCTTTTTTCACTAA